Proteins encoded within one genomic window of Episyrphus balteatus chromosome 1, idEpiBalt1.1, whole genome shotgun sequence:
- the LOC129905828 gene encoding uncharacterized protein LOC129905828: protein MGCGTSAILDSPQTDSLSVARGRMKNKNSVDEFIHLDEEISEMEGLCPGPRLATAEAWIEHLQEKRDALVLNTDLTQYNSAKDQTVTDSTVVTVNQEFINDSPSKDLTRLVINLGVLTDKHKASAQEDFFANINKSALEVVSMRYYNEILDHTKSRVKLLTENYRTLNELYVQQDGIIALISGGTYMTSFEESLDSQLETARDVRDKLGSTLEQWRICGLLLRACSKSASQGLQFWKSIKALRSPKDVIHLVLECRNNTQASLIALECAQLSLPNVEIKFVSNRQVLAVKHINTYMITDIADELRYNHVTKVLETYEENMQNASSWLYETYNSTLRKDFDKAESTVKTLSGKLRSHRHELFIKETERK, encoded by the exons ATGGGTTGTGGAACCTCAGCAATTCTAGATTCTCCACAAACTGACTCGTTATCTGTTGCCCGAGGACGAATG aaaaataaaaattccgtTGATGAATTTATACATTTGGACGAGGAAATAAGTGAAATGGAAGGACTTTGTCCAGGACCAAGGCTAGCAACTGCTGAAGCGTGGATTGAACATTTACAGGAAAAACGTGACGCTTTAGTTTTAAATACAGATTTAACACAATATAATTCAGCCAAAGACCAAACAGTGACGGATTCGACAGTAGTTACAGTTAATCAGGAATTCATAAATGACTCCCCCAGCAAGGATCTGACGAGG CTTGTGATAAATTTAGGAGTTTTAACGGACAAACACAAGGCTTCAGCTCAGGAGGACTTCTTTGCAAACATTAATAAATCTGCTCTCGAAGTTGTATCCATGCGGTACTATAATGAAATATTGGATCACACAAAGTCAAGAGTTAAGCTTCTGACTGAAAATTATAGGACTCTTAACGAATTGTATGTACAGCAGGATGGaataattg CTCTCATAAGTGGCGGAACTTATATGACAAGTTTTGAAGAAAGCTTAGATTCTCAGCTTGAAACTGCTCGTGATGTTCGTGATAAGTTAGGAAGTACTTTAGAACAATGGCGCATATGTGGTTTACTACTTAGAGCTTGTTCTAAATCGGCATCACAAGGATTGcaattttggaaaagtataaAGGCTTTAAG atCACCCAAAGATGTTATCCATCTCGTCCTCGAATGCCGCAACAATACTCAAGCATCATTGATAGCACTTGAATGTGCTCAATTATCGCTGCCAaatgttgaaattaaattcgtcagCAATCGACAAGTATTAGCTGTAAAACACATAAATACTTATATGATAACTGATATAGCCGATGAGTTGAG ATACAACCATGTAACAAAAGTTCTTGAAACTTACGAAGAGAATATGCAAAACGCTTCCAGTTGGTTGTACGAAACTTACAACTCAACACTGCGTAAAGACTTTGATAAAGCAGAATCAACAGTTAAGACGTTATCAGGGAAGCTGCGCAGTCATAGGCATGAATTATTCATTAAGGAAACTGAACggaaatag